A region from the Drosophila ananassae strain 14024-0371.13 chromosome 2L, ASM1763931v2, whole genome shotgun sequence genome encodes:
- the LOC26515152 gene encoding uncharacterized protein LOC26515152, with the protein MKYFRVYWLLIVLLLFISSEDVLAAPKRKPKPKFHLPKININIHHNNIHIG; encoded by the exons ATGAAATACTTTAGAGTTTATTGGCTTCTGATTGTTCTGCTGCTTTTTATCAGCTCGGAAGATGTTCTGGCGGCCCCGAAGCGAAAACCCAAGCCAAAATTTCACCTTCCTAAAATCAACATAAATATTCATCACAATA atATTCATATTGGATAG